The following proteins come from a genomic window of Daphnia carinata strain CSIRO-1 chromosome 6, CSIRO_AGI_Dcar_HiC_V3, whole genome shotgun sequence:
- the LOC130690519 gene encoding uncharacterized protein LOC130690519 isoform X1 codes for MEMGMLSNFLPSTCLLYTAWICVFCHVHARPSDILSPDTQNEDGMHLGFGVWVAAAAGFVVVSVSLAICVCCRKPKGFAEFRSSTQLAEISSAPPAEVTLFPPPSLLLNREDLEVSFEPLPRPQHQAVNTYRPKEVTEWIENGQGLFPRCNIQYLREVGRGWFGQVVEAEVKDLVADQVTSRCVVKILRPEASVSQHSKFLKDVQPLLKLDHPHVMKLYGCCLETSPFLVLLQHCANGDLKQFLAAYSPSKGTQGVPPLPENVLLRMACEAAEGLSQWHQTGFSHPDVAARSYMVTGDMSVVIGDYGTHTVTYREEYLDTGHQLLPIRWCAPEYFETPGEIDQTLAGNVWSFGVVLWEILSIGSRPYAALTDEQVLQQVVQEKRTILNPPSFTYQQNQALYQLMLHCWEVDAPLRPRMEVVASRLAAACAGVSRDVELDLERAFDSRWNAAKPSKSSLSEQDEESPSASLNNLHGSLDNLEEQSKEILSPGTDKESESGYSAKVSAALRSLDEALAAAEATDDEEDDDDDDILPEPSFQFGDLQADQAEAEQETDQSSDSNGSLFSSRSWQEKVVRGELTAMVREKSRSVQDLMVLTAVEPMSDIEFLSFNQPSKPDQQENVSQPIAPQISVTSPSFTVRSPMMESDVPLLESNDSNNGKDSLDTGTYMTRNRNRLTSTPREDTDFEAMESSFRDQTKPSEYAPFSPESLDATDFTSTDQGSARRPPENMNASTSVILGPSDELGLHVFQGVTSMMQNESEDPFDEGAAAVPINAFAVEDEEPTPTETARLAVNLEAWKNFLEQSYPQHPSEAEHHNVDVSDTPLQLKDSGIARPSFSTSVDVLGSTLGNEESVNREWMDDLSLVARMWNEELAAALALDSSAVQQPHQLNASLTDTDPNLEDGVANISSLSNDLSYISPSKREDTYFSYDKIDDDIREQEERAVRRKDLSTIREERESVSSSEMGATPNNNADTGRGLLSQLQLKNRMQRHLDVSGSSDSDGSDDCRDDDEEVLIVDLENKRAVMMEGQSPKLKAAIASQNYEEIFAVRPTNAHSIMENGKSPSYNRKDPPNGAILDEIEKDNDNDIDDEDEGGDQGEEEEEGDDGEIVNDFEDDDEEDDEEGDEGIAVSNFRWQACYPAKLNQSFSMEVIEEESENEDQEDDEEEAFVPSIWRADATPTRPAIKTPEKSLGNSPRDNASNDKKNVSFSQKKKKDVYQYPAEVEEFVPPTRRQWGAPTPVIQQPESAYADFADWDFGNTDEDRESVNDNSKDLDELKTSSVIPRPPNPLTSNMLYRLSGIENESDEDEDDKEQNAILPEFDARPSESLLLGDWQSPFNTSEFQPNQFFPNWDDPVSLIRNEESVDVVASNGHDHGKIRQCFHLLLSNAEKSYLSYLLYAGNEEPKVVGTLRHTLDSGRLRLDLSPSTRFEDSDA; via the exons ATGGAAATGGGAATGCTCAGCAACTTTTTGCCAAGTACCTGTCTACTCTACACTGCATGGATCTGTGTTTTTTGCCATGTTCATGCAAGACCCTCTGATATTTTAAGCCCAG atACTCAAAATGAAGACGGAATGCACTTGGGGTTTGGTGTGTGGGTGGCTGCAGCTGCAGGTTTTGTGGTTGTGTCGGTAAGCCTGGCTATTTGTGTTTGCTGCAGAAAACCAAAAGGTTTTGCAGAATTTAGAAGCTCAACTCAGTTGGCAGAGATTTCTTCAGCCCCACCAGCAGAAGTTACTTTATTCCCACCGCCTTCCCTGTTACTGAACCGTGAAGACCTGGAAGTGAGTTTTGAACCACTACCAAGACCTCAGCATCAAGCTGTCAATACATATCGACCCAAGGAGGTTACAGAGTGGATAG AAAATGGCCAAGGTTTGTTTCCCAGGTGTAACATACAGTATTTACGGGAAGTTGGACGTGGTTGGTTTGGACAG GTTGTGGAAGCAGAGGTCAAAGATCTTGTAGCTGATCAAGTAACTTCTCGATGTGTTGTGAAAATTCTACGCCCAGAAGCTTCTGTCTCCCAGCATTCCAAGTTCCTTAAGGACGTACAGCCTTTGCTGAAACTCGATCACCCACATGTGATGAAGCTTTACGGGTGTTGTCTCGAGACTTCTCCTTTCCTCGTTCTCTTGCAACACTGTGCCAATGGAGATCTGAAACAGTTTCTTGCGGCATATAGCCCATCGAAAGG GACTCAAGGTGTTCCACCATTGCCAGAGAATGTGCTACTACGCATGGCCTGTGAGGCAGCAGAGGGCTTGTCGCAGTGGCATCAAACTGGATTTTCTCACCCCGATGTGGCTGCAAGGAGTTATATGGTAACGGGCGATATGAGTGTAGTGATAGGAGACTACGGTACGCATACTGTTACGTATCGAGAAGAATATCTTGATACGGGTCATCAGTTGTTGCCCATTCGGTGGTGTGCACCTGAATACTTCGAAACACCCGGTGAAATTGACCAAACTCTAG CGGGAAATGTTTGGAGTTTTGGTGTTGTCCTGTGGGAAATTTTATCAATAGGCAGTCGACCTTATGCTGCTCTAACAGACGAGCAGGTGTTGCAACAAGTTGTTCAGGAAAAGCGGACCATCCTGAATCCTCCTAGTTTCACCTATCAACAAAATCAAGCGTTGTATCAGTTGATGCTACATTGTTGGGAGGTTGACGCGCCGTTGCGACCTCGCATGGAAGTTGTCGCTTCCCGTTTGGCTGCTGCGTGCGCCGGTGTAAGCCGTGACGTGGAACTTGACTTGGAGAGGGCTTTTGACTCTCGATGGAACGCAGCTAAGCCTAGCAAGTCAAGTTTGTCGGAGCAAGACGAAGAATCGCCATCGGCTAGTTTAAACAACTTGCACGGCTCGTTGGACAATCTTGAGGAACAAAGCAAAGAAATCCTTTCGCCAGGCACTGACAAAGAATCCGAGAGTGGCTACTCGGCTAAAG TATCGGCTGCGCTACGGAGTTTAGACGAAGCCTTAGCAGCTGCCGAAGCCACagacgacgaagaagatgatgatgatgatgatatcCTTCCTGAGCCTAGTTTCCAATTTGGCGATCTCCAGGCAGACCAAGCTGAAGCTGAACAAGAAACAGATCAGTCTAGTGACAGTAATGGGAGCCTTTTTTCTTCGCGATCATGGCAGGAGAAAGTGGTACGCGGTGAATTGACCGCCATGGTCCGCGAAAAGTCCCGCAGTGTGCAGGATCTGATGGTCTTGACTGCTGTCGAACCAATGAGCGATATCGAGTTTCTGTCGTTCAATCAGCCTTCGAAACCGGATCagcaagaaaatgtttcacaGCCAATTGCGCCTCAAATATCTGTCACGTCACCATCATTTACTGTTAGATCGCCCATGATGGAATCCGATGTGCCATTGCTGGAATCGAATGATTCAAA TAACGGAAAAGATAGCTTGGATACCGGAACTTATATGACACGCAATCGGAATCGATTGACCTCGACACCGCGGGAAGACACTGACTTTGAAGCCATGGAATCGAG TTTCAGAGATCAAACGAAGCCATCCGAGTATGCACCGTTCTCGCCAGAAAGTTTAGATGCCACTGATTTCACTTCGACGGACCAAGGATCAGCTCGTCGACCTCCAGAAAACATGAATGCTTCTACG AGCGTGATTCTTGGACCGTCGGACGAGCTGGGTCTTCACGTTTTTCAAGGGGTGACATCGATGATGCAAAATGAAAGCGAAGATCCTTTTGATGAAGGCGCTGCTGCCGTTCCCATAAATGCATTTGCTGTAGAAGATGAAGAGCCTACACCTACTGAAACAGCTCGTCTGGCAGTAAATTTAGAAGCGTGGAAAAACTTTCTAGAGCAGTCCTACCCTCAACATCCCTCCGAAGCTGAACATCATAATGTCGATGTTAGTGATACCCCTCTTCAGCTCAAGGATAGCGGCATCGCCCGACCAAGTTTTAGTACCTCTGTTGATGTactag gaAGTACATTAGGAAACGAAGAAAGCGTCAATCGTGAATGGATGGATGATTTGTCGTTGGTTGCACGAATGTGGAATGAAGAGTTGGCTGCTGCTTTGGCGCTAGACAGCAGCGCCGTGCAACAGCCTCATCAACTCAACGCCTCCTTAACGGATACAGATCCAAATCTGGAAGATGGCGTTGCTAATATTTCCAGTTTGTCCAATGATTTGTCATACATATCGCCATCGAAGCGGGAGGATACGTATTTTTCGTATGATAAAATTGATGACGATATTCGTGAACAAGAGGAGAGAGCCGTCCGAAGAAAAGATCTTTCAACGATCagggaagaaagagaaagtgtTAGCTCCAGCGAAATGGGAGCCACACCGAACAATAACGCAGATACAGGTCGCGGATTGCTTTCGCAACTGCAGCTCAAAAATCGAATGCAACGCCATTTAGATGTCTCAGGATCTTCAGACTCGGATGGAAGCGACGATTGTCgtgacgacgatgaagaagttCTTATTGTAGATTTAGAGAACAAGCGAGCCGTCATGATGGAAGGACAAAGCCCAAAATTGAAAGCAGCTATTGCCTCACAGAATTATGAAGAAATATTTGCCGTCCGTCCCACAAATGCTCACAGTATTATG GAAAATGGGAAGTCTCCATCTTACAACAGAAAAGACCCACCTAACGGCGCCATACTCgacgaaattgaaaaagacAACGATAATGATATCGATGACGAAGACGAAGGAGGAGATcagggagaagaagaagaagagggagaCGATGGCGAGATTGTCAACGATtttgaagatgatgatgaagaagacgacgagGAAGGGGACGAAGGTATAGCCGTGAGTAACTTTAGATGGCAAGCGTGCTACCCGGCCAAATTGAATCAATCGTTCTCAATGGAAGTTATTGAGGAGGAATCGGAAAATGAAGACCAGGAG gatgacgaagaagaggcGTTCGTGCCTTCAATTTGGAGGGCGGATGCAACACCCACCCGTCCAGCTATTAAGACCCCGGAAAAGAGCTTAGGAAATTCACCTCGTGATAATGCCAGCAATGACAAAAAGAACGTTTCCTTTtctcagaaaaagaaaaaagatgtcTATCAATACCCAgctgaagttgaagaatttgTTCCGCCAACACGACGGCAATGGGGAGCCCCGACACCTGTTATTCAACAACCAGAATCAGCTTATGCTGATTTTGCGGATTGGGATTTTGGTAATACGGATGAAGATCGTGAGTCGGTGAACGACAATTCAAA AGATCTCGATGAACTCAAAACATCATCAGTTATTCCACGGCCTCCAAATCCTTTGACCAGTAACATGCTTTATCGCTTGAGTGGTATTGAAAATGAATCggacgaagatgaagacgatAAAGAACAGAACGCTATTCTACCCGAATTCGATGCCCGTCCAAGTGAATCGCTGCTTCTCGGCGATTGGCAATCACCATTCAATACAAGCGAATTTCAGCCTAATCAATTCTTTCCCAATTGGGATGACCCAGTTTCTTTGATCCGAAATGAAGAGTCGGTGGATGTGGTGGCGAGCAATGGCCACGATCATGGTAAAATTCGCCAATGTTTTCATTTACTACTGTCTAATGCTGAAAAAAGTTATCTGTCTTACTTGTTGTATGCAGGAAACGAAGAACCGAAAGTTGTCGGCACCTTGCGCCATACTCTGGATTCAGGAAGGTTACGCCTGGATCTATCCCCATCAACCCGGTTTGAAGATAGCGATGCGTGA
- the LOC130690519 gene encoding uncharacterized protein LOC130690519 isoform X2 — translation MEMGMLSNFLPSTCLLYTAWICVFCHVHARPSDILSPDTQNEDGMHLGFGVWVAAAAGFVVVSVSLAICVCCRKPKGFAEFRSSTQLAEISSAPPAEVTLFPPPSLLLNREDLEVSFEPLPRPQHQAVNTYRPKEVTEWIENGQGLFPRCNIQYLREVGRGWFGQVVEAEVKDLVADQVTSRCVVKILRPEASVSQHSKFLKDVQPLLKLDHPHVMKLYGCCLETSPFLVLLQHCANGDLKQFLAAYSPSKGTQGVPPLPENVLLRMACEAAEGLSQWHQTGFSHPDVAARSYMVTGDMSVVIGDYGTHTVTYREEYLDTGHQLLPIRWCAPEYFETPGEIDQTLAGNVWSFGVVLWEILSIGSRPYAALTDEQVLQQVVQEKRTILNPPSFTYQQNQALYQLMLHCWEVDAPLRPRMEVVASRLAAACAGVSRDVELDLERAFDSRWNAAKPSKSSLSEQDEESPSASLNNLHGSLDNLEEQSKEILSPGTDKESESGYSAKVSAALRSLDEALAAAEATDDEEDDDDDDILPEPSFQFGDLQADQAEAEQETDQSSDSNGSLFSSRSWQEKVVRGELTAMVREKSRSVQDLMVLTAVEPMSDIEFLSFNQPSKPDQQENVSQPIAPQISVTSPSFTVRSPMMESDVPLLESNDSNNGKDSLDTGTYMTRNRNRLTSTPREDTDFEAMESSFRDQTKPSEYAPFSPESLDATDFTSTDQGSARRPPENMNASTSVILGPSDELGLHVFQGVTSMMQNESEDPFDEGAAAVPINAFAVEDEEPTPTETARLAVNLEAWKNFLEQSYPQHPSEAEHHNVDVSDTPLQLKDSGIARPSFSTSVDVLGSTLGNEESVNREWMDDLSLVARMWNEELAAALALDSSAVQQPHQLNASLTDTDPNLEDGVANISSLSNDLSYISPSKREDTYFSYDKIDDDIREQEERAVRRKDLSTIREERESVSSSEMGATPNNNADTGRGLLSQLQLKNRMQRHLDVSGSSDSDGSDDCRDDDEEVLIVDLENKRAVMMEGQSPKLKAAIASQNYEEIFAVRPTNAHSIMENGKSPSYNRKDPPNGAILDEIEKDNDNDIDDEDEGGDQGEEEEEGDDGEIVNDFEDDDEEDDEEGDEGIAVSNFRWQACYPAKLNQSFSMEVIEEESENEDQEDDEEEAFVPSIWRADATPTRPAIKTPEKSLGNSPRDNASNDKKNVSFSQKKKKDVYQYPAEVEEFVPPTRRQWGAPTPVIQQPESAYADFADWDFGNTDEDRESVNDNSKDLDELKTSSVIPRPPNPLTSNMLYRLSGIENESDEDEDDKEQNAILPEFDARPSESLLLGDWQSPFNTSEFQPNQFFPNWDDPVSLIRNEESVDVVASNGHDHGNEEPKVVGTLRHTLDSGRLRLDLSPSTRFEDSDA, via the exons ATGGAAATGGGAATGCTCAGCAACTTTTTGCCAAGTACCTGTCTACTCTACACTGCATGGATCTGTGTTTTTTGCCATGTTCATGCAAGACCCTCTGATATTTTAAGCCCAG atACTCAAAATGAAGACGGAATGCACTTGGGGTTTGGTGTGTGGGTGGCTGCAGCTGCAGGTTTTGTGGTTGTGTCGGTAAGCCTGGCTATTTGTGTTTGCTGCAGAAAACCAAAAGGTTTTGCAGAATTTAGAAGCTCAACTCAGTTGGCAGAGATTTCTTCAGCCCCACCAGCAGAAGTTACTTTATTCCCACCGCCTTCCCTGTTACTGAACCGTGAAGACCTGGAAGTGAGTTTTGAACCACTACCAAGACCTCAGCATCAAGCTGTCAATACATATCGACCCAAGGAGGTTACAGAGTGGATAG AAAATGGCCAAGGTTTGTTTCCCAGGTGTAACATACAGTATTTACGGGAAGTTGGACGTGGTTGGTTTGGACAG GTTGTGGAAGCAGAGGTCAAAGATCTTGTAGCTGATCAAGTAACTTCTCGATGTGTTGTGAAAATTCTACGCCCAGAAGCTTCTGTCTCCCAGCATTCCAAGTTCCTTAAGGACGTACAGCCTTTGCTGAAACTCGATCACCCACATGTGATGAAGCTTTACGGGTGTTGTCTCGAGACTTCTCCTTTCCTCGTTCTCTTGCAACACTGTGCCAATGGAGATCTGAAACAGTTTCTTGCGGCATATAGCCCATCGAAAGG GACTCAAGGTGTTCCACCATTGCCAGAGAATGTGCTACTACGCATGGCCTGTGAGGCAGCAGAGGGCTTGTCGCAGTGGCATCAAACTGGATTTTCTCACCCCGATGTGGCTGCAAGGAGTTATATGGTAACGGGCGATATGAGTGTAGTGATAGGAGACTACGGTACGCATACTGTTACGTATCGAGAAGAATATCTTGATACGGGTCATCAGTTGTTGCCCATTCGGTGGTGTGCACCTGAATACTTCGAAACACCCGGTGAAATTGACCAAACTCTAG CGGGAAATGTTTGGAGTTTTGGTGTTGTCCTGTGGGAAATTTTATCAATAGGCAGTCGACCTTATGCTGCTCTAACAGACGAGCAGGTGTTGCAACAAGTTGTTCAGGAAAAGCGGACCATCCTGAATCCTCCTAGTTTCACCTATCAACAAAATCAAGCGTTGTATCAGTTGATGCTACATTGTTGGGAGGTTGACGCGCCGTTGCGACCTCGCATGGAAGTTGTCGCTTCCCGTTTGGCTGCTGCGTGCGCCGGTGTAAGCCGTGACGTGGAACTTGACTTGGAGAGGGCTTTTGACTCTCGATGGAACGCAGCTAAGCCTAGCAAGTCAAGTTTGTCGGAGCAAGACGAAGAATCGCCATCGGCTAGTTTAAACAACTTGCACGGCTCGTTGGACAATCTTGAGGAACAAAGCAAAGAAATCCTTTCGCCAGGCACTGACAAAGAATCCGAGAGTGGCTACTCGGCTAAAG TATCGGCTGCGCTACGGAGTTTAGACGAAGCCTTAGCAGCTGCCGAAGCCACagacgacgaagaagatgatgatgatgatgatatcCTTCCTGAGCCTAGTTTCCAATTTGGCGATCTCCAGGCAGACCAAGCTGAAGCTGAACAAGAAACAGATCAGTCTAGTGACAGTAATGGGAGCCTTTTTTCTTCGCGATCATGGCAGGAGAAAGTGGTACGCGGTGAATTGACCGCCATGGTCCGCGAAAAGTCCCGCAGTGTGCAGGATCTGATGGTCTTGACTGCTGTCGAACCAATGAGCGATATCGAGTTTCTGTCGTTCAATCAGCCTTCGAAACCGGATCagcaagaaaatgtttcacaGCCAATTGCGCCTCAAATATCTGTCACGTCACCATCATTTACTGTTAGATCGCCCATGATGGAATCCGATGTGCCATTGCTGGAATCGAATGATTCAAA TAACGGAAAAGATAGCTTGGATACCGGAACTTATATGACACGCAATCGGAATCGATTGACCTCGACACCGCGGGAAGACACTGACTTTGAAGCCATGGAATCGAG TTTCAGAGATCAAACGAAGCCATCCGAGTATGCACCGTTCTCGCCAGAAAGTTTAGATGCCACTGATTTCACTTCGACGGACCAAGGATCAGCTCGTCGACCTCCAGAAAACATGAATGCTTCTACG AGCGTGATTCTTGGACCGTCGGACGAGCTGGGTCTTCACGTTTTTCAAGGGGTGACATCGATGATGCAAAATGAAAGCGAAGATCCTTTTGATGAAGGCGCTGCTGCCGTTCCCATAAATGCATTTGCTGTAGAAGATGAAGAGCCTACACCTACTGAAACAGCTCGTCTGGCAGTAAATTTAGAAGCGTGGAAAAACTTTCTAGAGCAGTCCTACCCTCAACATCCCTCCGAAGCTGAACATCATAATGTCGATGTTAGTGATACCCCTCTTCAGCTCAAGGATAGCGGCATCGCCCGACCAAGTTTTAGTACCTCTGTTGATGTactag gaAGTACATTAGGAAACGAAGAAAGCGTCAATCGTGAATGGATGGATGATTTGTCGTTGGTTGCACGAATGTGGAATGAAGAGTTGGCTGCTGCTTTGGCGCTAGACAGCAGCGCCGTGCAACAGCCTCATCAACTCAACGCCTCCTTAACGGATACAGATCCAAATCTGGAAGATGGCGTTGCTAATATTTCCAGTTTGTCCAATGATTTGTCATACATATCGCCATCGAAGCGGGAGGATACGTATTTTTCGTATGATAAAATTGATGACGATATTCGTGAACAAGAGGAGAGAGCCGTCCGAAGAAAAGATCTTTCAACGATCagggaagaaagagaaagtgtTAGCTCCAGCGAAATGGGAGCCACACCGAACAATAACGCAGATACAGGTCGCGGATTGCTTTCGCAACTGCAGCTCAAAAATCGAATGCAACGCCATTTAGATGTCTCAGGATCTTCAGACTCGGATGGAAGCGACGATTGTCgtgacgacgatgaagaagttCTTATTGTAGATTTAGAGAACAAGCGAGCCGTCATGATGGAAGGACAAAGCCCAAAATTGAAAGCAGCTATTGCCTCACAGAATTATGAAGAAATATTTGCCGTCCGTCCCACAAATGCTCACAGTATTATG GAAAATGGGAAGTCTCCATCTTACAACAGAAAAGACCCACCTAACGGCGCCATACTCgacgaaattgaaaaagacAACGATAATGATATCGATGACGAAGACGAAGGAGGAGATcagggagaagaagaagaagagggagaCGATGGCGAGATTGTCAACGATtttgaagatgatgatgaagaagacgacgagGAAGGGGACGAAGGTATAGCCGTGAGTAACTTTAGATGGCAAGCGTGCTACCCGGCCAAATTGAATCAATCGTTCTCAATGGAAGTTATTGAGGAGGAATCGGAAAATGAAGACCAGGAG gatgacgaagaagaggcGTTCGTGCCTTCAATTTGGAGGGCGGATGCAACACCCACCCGTCCAGCTATTAAGACCCCGGAAAAGAGCTTAGGAAATTCACCTCGTGATAATGCCAGCAATGACAAAAAGAACGTTTCCTTTtctcagaaaaagaaaaaagatgtcTATCAATACCCAgctgaagttgaagaatttgTTCCGCCAACACGACGGCAATGGGGAGCCCCGACACCTGTTATTCAACAACCAGAATCAGCTTATGCTGATTTTGCGGATTGGGATTTTGGTAATACGGATGAAGATCGTGAGTCGGTGAACGACAATTCAAA AGATCTCGATGAACTCAAAACATCATCAGTTATTCCACGGCCTCCAAATCCTTTGACCAGTAACATGCTTTATCGCTTGAGTGGTATTGAAAATGAATCggacgaagatgaagacgatAAAGAACAGAACGCTATTCTACCCGAATTCGATGCCCGTCCAAGTGAATCGCTGCTTCTCGGCGATTGGCAATCACCATTCAATACAAGCGAATTTCAGCCTAATCAATTCTTTCCCAATTGGGATGACCCAGTTTCTTTGATCCGAAATGAAGAGTCGGTGGATGTGGTGGCGAGCAATGGCCACGATCATG GAAACGAAGAACCGAAAGTTGTCGGCACCTTGCGCCATACTCTGGATTCAGGAAGGTTACGCCTGGATCTATCCCCATCAACCCGGTTTGAAGATAGCGATGCGTGA
- the LOC130690563 gene encoding E3 ubiquitin-protein ligase RING2-like: MASDASGANKSWELTLYELQRTPQVAIEDNTEIAVSPRSLHSELMCPICLDMLKQTMTTKECLHRFCSDCIITALRSGNKECPTCRKKLVSKRSLRPDPNFDMLISKIYPSRDEYEAHQERVLANLSKSHSQSALLNSIEEGMKIQSQNRATRIRKNAPENEPNNSITTTPNVSAPSTPTPTESVPSAKKKPKLSTNLSENESTGSGAEGPSDHGATEKLCEEQSGPSCSGGKSFNEIELVFKPHPVEMGNDNDLIKALKENSIRYIKTTSNATVEHLSKYLAMRLTLDLESEIPDSLTNFCIYISPGPSQFVVLSGMQTLDDVNEKYWKSNQPLEMFYSWKKSSVQ; this comes from the exons ATGGCGTCTGATGCATCCGGCGCCAACAAATCATGGGAATTAACATTGTACGAGCTACAGAGAACACCGCAAGTGGCCATCGAAGACAACACCGAAATCGCCGTTTCCCCCAGAAGCCTTCACAGTGAACTCATGTGTCCGATATGCCTGGATATGCTGAAGCAAACCATGACCACCAAGGAGTGTCTGCACCGATTCTGCTCTGACTGCATCATCACAGCACTACGGTCTGGCAATAAAGAGTGCCCAACTTGCCGCAAGAAACTAGTTTCCAAACGATCACTGAGACCAGACCCCAACTTTGACATGCTCATTTCCAAGATATACCCCAGCAGAGATGAGTATGAAGCACATCAGGAAAGAGTCTTAGCAAACCTGAGCAAGAGTCACTCACAGTCAGCACTACTCAATTCTATTGAAGAAGGAATGAAGATCCAGTCCCAAAACAGAGCCACGAGGATCAGGAAGAATGCTCCAGAAAATGAGCCAAACAATTCCATAACTACCACTCCAAATGTCAGTGCACCTTCTACCCCTACTCCAACTGAATCTGTACCTTCAGCCAAAAAGAAGCCCAAGTTATCAACCAATCTCTCTGAAAACGAATCTACCGGCTCGGGTGCTGAAGGACCGAGTGATCATGGTGCTACAGAAAAACTTTGTGAGGAACAAAGTGGTCCTTCCTGTTCCGGCGGAAAATCATTTAATGAGATCGAATTGGTATTTAAACCGCATCCAGTGGAAATGGGAAACGACAACGATCTGATTAAAGCTCTCAAAGAAAATTCCATCAGATATATCAAAACAACTTCAAACGCTACtg ttgaaCATCTAAGCAAATATCTTGCAATGAGATTGACCCTGGATTTGGAATCTGAGATACCGGACTCGCTAACCAACTTTTGCATTTACATCTCTCCGGGTCCGAGCCAATTTGTCGTTCTCAGTGGGATGCAGACGCTGGATGATGTCaatgaaaaatattggaaaTCCAACCAACCATTAGAGATGTTTTATTCTTGGAAAAAGTCCAGCGTTCAATGA